One genomic segment of Musa acuminata AAA Group cultivar baxijiao chromosome BXJ3-3, Cavendish_Baxijiao_AAA, whole genome shotgun sequence includes these proteins:
- the LOC103978490 gene encoding pentatricopeptide repeat-containing protein At1g71460, chloroplastic gives MSGESTLWMMGYLRSFFLVPLSMASSFHCSPMDSKALLAANSKPPVFFPAAVAKASPNPPPDAFRSKPRQPPAVRALKAPKFAEADAFPDSLPLHSKNPHAIYKDIQRFARLGQLKKALTILDYLEHRGVPVNTTTFSALLAACSRLKALAFGRQIHVHLRIHGLESNEFLLAKLVEMYASCGSPDDARRVFAELSPKSVYPWNALLKGNVAGGPRWGHAPLAVFSEMRGMGVDANEYTFSCLLKSFAGSPAFAQGTKAHALLIKNGFASASVLLQTCLIDMYFKCGKTHMAMKVFDEITERDIVLWGAVIAGFAHNGLRWEALKYLRWMGSEGIEPNSVIVTSILPVIGELAERHLGREIHAFVLKRFRNYDKMVFVQSGLIDMYCKCRDMVSGRRVFYGSNERNAVSWTALMSGYASNGRFEQSLRSVVWMQQEGIKPDVVSIATAVPVCAQLKALRQGKELHAYAVKNWFLPNVSMSTSLMTMYSACGNLEYSCRLFDMMEKKNVLAWTALVDSYLKNGCPYDALHVFRSMLQANRRPDVVALARILNTCGEIGALKLGREAHGQLLKMKLESAPIAIAEVVKMYGKCRDVETARKVYDRTETKGSLSCTSIIEAYGFNSQYKEAIYLFNSMLLNGFVPNHFMFDAILRIYERAESVDAALRIFNMMIQEYDLKASEENYDCIINLLTRVGRINEAQKFLYLRSMLLSV, from the coding sequence ATGTCCGGAGAGAGTACGTTATGGATGATGGGATATCTGCGCAGTTTCTTCCTCGTGCCACTTAGTATGGCTTCTTCCTTCCATTGCTCTCCCATGGATTCCAAAGCTTTGCTCGCCGCCAACTCCAAACCCCCCGTCTTCTTTCCTGCAGCCGTCGCCAAAGCCTCACCGAACCCTCCCCCCGATGCCTTCCGCTCCAAGCCCCGACAGCCTCCGGCCGTCCGAGCCCTCAAAGCCCCCAAATTTGCCGAAGCGGACGCCTTCCCGGACTCGCTCCCCCTCCATTCGAAGAACCCCCACGCCATCTACAAGGACATCCAGCGCTTCGCCCGCCTCGGCCAGCTGAAGAAGGCCCTCACCATCCTCGACTACCTCGAGCACCGCGGCGTCCCCGTGAACACCACCACCTTCTCCGCCCTCCTCGCCGCCTGCTCCCGCCTCAAGGCCCTCGCTTTCGGCCGCCAAATCCATGTCCACTTGAGGATACACGGGCTCGAGAGCAATGAGTTCCTCCTCGCCAAGCTCGTCGAGATGTACGCCTCTTGCGGGTCGCCGGACGACGCAAGGCGGGTGTTCGCGGAGCTCTCTCCCAAGAGCGTGTACCCGTGGAACGCGCTGCTCAAGGGGAACGTCGCCGGCGGCCCCCGGTGGGGCCACGCGCCGTTGGCTGTCTTCTCGGAGATGCGGGGAATGGGAGTGGATGCGAACGAGTACACGTTCTCGTGCCTGCTCAAGAGCTTTGCGGGCTCGCCGGCCTTCGCTCAGGGCACAAAGGCGCACGCTCTCCTGATCAAGAATGGATTTGCAAGTGCTTCTGTGCTCTTACAGACCTGTTTGATTGACATGTACTTCAAATGTGGTAAGACTCACATGGCGATGAAGGTCTTCGATGAAATTACCGAGAGAGACATTGTTCTTTGGGGAGCGGTGATAGCAGGCTTTGCGCACAATGGGTTGAGATGGGAGGCTTTGAAGTACTTGAGATGGATGGGAAGTGAAGGGATAGAGCCCAATTCGGTAATAGTAACATCAATTCTTCCAGTGATTGGAGAGCTCGCAGAACGGCATTTAGGCCGTGAGATTCATGCTTTTGTGTTAAAGAGGTTCAGGAACTATGACAAAATGGTATTTGTTCAATCAGGATTGATTGATATGTACTGCAAATGCAGGGATATGGTGTCGGGGAGGCGGGTTTTCTATGGGTCTAATGAGCGGAATGCAGTGTCATGGACCGCTCTGATGTCAGGATATGCATCAAACGGCAGGTTTGAACAGTCTCTGAGATCAGTTGTTTGGATGCAGCAGGAAGGAATCAAGCCAGATGTTGTCTCGATTGCAACAGCTGTCCCTGTTTGTGCCCAACTGAAGGCATTGAGACAAGGGAAGGAGTTACATGCTTATGCTGTGAAAAATTGGTTCTTACCAAATGTCTCCATGTCCACTTCGTTGATGACCATGTATTCAGCATGTGGAAACTTGGAGTATTCCTGCAGATTGTTCGATATGATGGAGAAAAAGAATGTCCTTgcttggacagccttggttgatTCATACCTGAAGAATGGCTGCCCTTATGATGCATTGCATGTGTTTCGATCCATGCTCCAAGCTAACCGGAGGCCAGATGTTGTTGCATTAGCTAGGATTTTGAACACTTGCGGTGAGATAGGGGCATTAAAACTTGGGAGGGAAGCACATGGTCAACTGTTGAAAATGAAACTAGAGTCAGCACCTATTGCTATAGCAGAAGTAGTGAAAATGTATGGCAAATGCAGAGATGTTGAGACGGCAAGGAAGGTGTACGATAGGACCGAGACTAAAGGATCTCTAAGTTGTACATCTATTATAGAAGCTTATGGTTTTAACTCTCAGTACAAAGAAGCTATTTATCTCTTTAATTCAATGCTATTGAATGGTTTTGTTCCaaaccatttcatgtttgatgcaATCTTGAGAATTTATGAGAGAGCAGAGTCGGTTGATGCAGCTCTCAGAATATTTAATATGATGATCCAAGAGTATGATCTGAAGGCCTCCGAAGAAAATTATGACTGCATTATCAACCTTCTTACTCGTGTAGGTCGGATCAATGAAGCACAGAAGTTTCTCTATTTAAGATCCATGTTGCTCTCTGTATGA